The proteins below are encoded in one region of Citrobacter enshiensis:
- the recF gene encoding DNA replication/repair protein RecF (All proteins in this family for which functions are known are DNA-binding proteins that assist the filamentation of RecA onto DNA for the initiation of recombination or recombinational repair.) → MSLTRLLIKDFRNIENADLALSPGFNFLVGANGSGKTSVLEAIYTLGHGRAFRSLQIGRVIRHEQESFVLHGRLQGEERETSIGLTKDKQGDSKVRIDGTDGHKVAELAHLMPMQLITPEGFTLLNGGPKYRRAFLDWGCFHNETGFFTAWSNLKRLLKQRNAALRQVSRYEQLRPWDKELIPLAEQISTWRAEYSAGIAADMADTCQQFLPEFSLSFSFQRGWEKETDYAEVLERGFERDRMLTYTAHGPHKADFRIRADGAPVEDTLSRGQLKLLMCALRLAQGEFLTRESGRRCLYLIDDFASELDDARRGLLASRLKATQSQVFVSAISAEHVLDMSDKNSKMFTVEKGKITD, encoded by the coding sequence ATGTCACTGACGCGATTACTCATCAAAGATTTCCGCAATATCGAAAACGCGGATCTCGCTTTATCTCCCGGCTTTAATTTTCTGGTGGGCGCGAACGGCAGCGGCAAAACCAGTGTGCTGGAAGCCATCTATACACTCGGCCATGGCCGGGCGTTTCGCAGTTTGCAGATTGGCCGCGTGATTCGCCACGAGCAGGAATCGTTTGTTCTTCATGGTCGTTTGCAGGGTGAAGAGCGCGAGACCTCCATCGGCCTGACCAAAGACAAGCAGGGTGACAGTAAAGTCCGCATTGACGGCACTGACGGCCACAAGGTCGCTGAACTGGCGCACCTGATGCCGATGCAGTTGATTACGCCAGAGGGGTTTACTTTACTCAATGGCGGCCCCAAATACAGAAGAGCGTTCCTGGACTGGGGATGCTTTCATAATGAGACCGGATTCTTCACCGCCTGGAGCAATCTCAAGCGTTTGCTTAAACAACGCAATGCGGCGTTGCGCCAGGTGAGTCGATATGAACAACTGCGTCCGTGGGATAAAGAGCTGATCCCGCTGGCGGAACAAATCAGCACCTGGCGCGCGGAGTACAGCGCCGGTATCGCTGCCGATATGGCGGATACCTGTCAGCAATTTTTACCCGAATTTTCTCTCTCTTTCTCTTTTCAGCGAGGCTGGGAAAAAGAGACGGATTATGCCGAGGTGCTGGAGCGGGGCTTTGAACGCGACCGCATGTTGACCTATACCGCGCACGGGCCGCATAAAGCGGACTTCCGCATTCGCGCCGACGGTGCGCCGGTTGAAGATACCTTATCGCGTGGGCAGCTAAAGCTGCTGATGTGCGCCTTACGTCTGGCGCAAGGGGAGTTTCTGACCCGTGAAAGCGGGCGGCGCTGCCTCTACCTGATAGATGATTTTGCCTCTGAACTTGATGATGCGCGTCGTGGGCTGCTGGCCAGCCGCTTAAAAGCGACGCAATCTCAGGTCTTTGTCAGCGCAATCAGCGCTGAACACGTTCTTGACATGTCGGACAAAAATTCGAAGATGTTCACCGTGGAAAAGGGTAAAATAACGGATTAA